A genomic region of Candidatus Cybelea sp. contains the following coding sequences:
- a CDS encoding GNAT family N-acetyltransferase, which yields MALELRRPCTELAISFAAMRDAYRRAGEDPWSPENNLRATAIAHTDVLAYIELLEHWARGERLPEGWVPSHEFWIVNDGTVVGAISIRPALNEWLHKVGGHIGYDVHPEQRNRGIATFALREALKFLASRGVTEALVTCRDDNAASARVIEKCGGRRIGDSRVLDPKRRRYLLSTG from the coding sequence ATGGCTCTCGAGTTGCGCCGGCCCTGCACCGAACTTGCGATTTCATTTGCGGCGATGCGCGATGCATATCGTCGCGCGGGCGAAGATCCATGGTCGCCCGAGAACAATCTGCGGGCAACCGCGATCGCGCACACCGACGTGCTCGCGTATATCGAGCTGCTCGAGCACTGGGCGCGCGGCGAACGGCTCCCCGAGGGTTGGGTGCCGTCGCACGAGTTTTGGATCGTCAACGACGGCACCGTCGTCGGGGCGATCAGCATTCGGCCGGCGCTCAACGAATGGCTGCACAAGGTCGGCGGCCACATCGGCTACGATGTCCACCCCGAGCAGCGCAACCGGGGCATCGCGACCTTTGCGTTGCGCGAGGCGCTGAAGTTCTTAGCGTCGCGTGGCGTGACGGAGGCGCTGGTGACCTGCCGCGACGACAACGCCGCGTCAGCGCGGGTTATCGAAAAATGCGGGGGACGGCGGATCGGCGATTCACGCGTCCTCGATCCGAAGCGCCGCCGCTATCTGCTTTCAACTGGCTAG
- a CDS encoding GNAT family N-acetyltransferase produces MNFTLRPATTGDREFVESVYFESHRWLIERLFGWRGDEVEHARFAQHYKEAQTTIVAIEGEDTGWLSVDRRSGVITVEQVYIAAKWRNRGIGTQLLSGLIAEAAAAGIPLRLSTAKINPALRLYERLGFRAIGESEHKVLLELGSRRG; encoded by the coding sequence ATGAATTTCACCCTGCGGCCGGCGACGACCGGTGACCGGGAATTCGTCGAGTCCGTCTATTTCGAGTCGCACCGCTGGCTCATCGAACGCCTCTTCGGGTGGCGTGGTGATGAGGTCGAGCACGCGCGCTTCGCCCAGCACTACAAAGAGGCGCAGACCACGATCGTCGCGATCGAGGGTGAAGATACCGGATGGCTCTCCGTCGATCGCCGTTCGGGCGTGATTACGGTCGAGCAGGTCTATATCGCCGCGAAGTGGCGCAATCGCGGCATCGGAACGCAGCTTCTCTCCGGCCTCATCGCCGAAGCCGCCGCGGCCGGCATTCCGCTGCGCCTGAGCACCGCGAAAATCAATCCCGCCCTGCGTCTTTACGAGCGCCTCGGCTTTCGCGCGATCGGCGAAAGCGAGCATAAGGTGTTGTTGGAACTGGGCTCGCGCAGAGGCTAG